One Brassica napus cultivar Da-Ae chromosome C4, Da-Ae, whole genome shotgun sequence genomic region harbors:
- the LOC111205817 gene encoding uncharacterized protein LOC111205817, which translates to MAKPGNGVPSKIRESTRFYPYFKGCIGAIDGTHIPAMVVGNESASYRNRKGILSQNVLAACNFDLQFIYVLTGWEDSAHDAKVLNDALTRSNNRFEVPEDEFPLEEITDEQSVTQSTSGPQFLGTQEQQRELANDWRTTIASNMWNDAIISGSQRRYKKTLTMKLRCFEVKWL; encoded by the exons ATGGCGAAACCAGGAAATGGTGTGCCTTCAAAAATAAGAGAAAGCACAAGATTTTATCCGTACTTTAAG ggCTGTATCGGAGCAATTGATGGAACACATATTCCTGCTATGGTAGTAGGAAATGAAAGTGCTAGTTATCGAAATCGAAAAGGAATCTTATCCCAAAATGTTTTAGCTGCATGCAATTTCGATTTGCAATTCATCTATGTCCTTACTGGTTGGGAAGATTCAGCTCATGATGCAAAAGTGTTAAATGATGCTCTGACTAGAAGTAACAATAGATTTGAAGTCCCCGAAG ATGAATTTCCTCTAGAAGAAATTACGGACGAACAAAGTGTTACCCAAAGTACTAGTGGTCCTCAATTTCTTGGCACACAAGAACAACAAAGAGAACTTGCTAATGATTGGAGAACAACAATTGCTTCAAATATGTGGAATGATGCTATTATTAGTGGATCTCAACG GAGGTATAAGAAGACACTCACAATGAAGCTACGTTGTTTCGAAGTGAAATGGTTGTAa
- the LOC106450187 gene encoding uncharacterized protein LOC106450187 produces the protein MGSLNLPHASSFKGGSETILRNVLESILKTYLRKNPTSNTIWELVQSMDNEKICYDHFTFRTFKVDGYGIDSLSSFFMDYGYKIGGELDFPKNKSKVKWFSPPDVHVPHDGHGLTYGPLPRIVIAEVLLDQLSAESQGIIRKYLKPEGGKQAVLSSTLGSLIWEKPTWTDFKQLAKENEFAAWTLIHGYTMNHLAFSVHRFKHQFSDIKFIKQFLEEKEFKLNTDGGVIKVSLDGLLLQVSSISDKLAVEFSDGVTETIPASYIEFTQRLVLPQFKDVPFDEVKEFHRREAFELGNASNIMESTRFTAEV, from the exons ATGGGTTCTCTCAACTTGCCTCACGCTTCATCATTCAAG GGAGGAAGTGAAACAATTCTCCGGAATGTTCTTGAAAGTATACTGAAAACGTATTTGAGGAAGAATCCGACATCGAATACGATATGGGAACTAGTTCAGTCGATGGACAACGAAAAAATATGCTACGATCACTTCACTTTCAGGACATTTAAG gTAGATGGTTATGGAATAGATTCTTTGTCGAGTTTTTTCATGGATTACGGATACAAAATTGGAGGCGAACTTGATTTTCCAAAGAACAAATCAAAAGTTAAATGGTTTTCTCCTCCGGATGTTCACGTCCCTCATGACGGTCATGGTCTAACCTACGGCCCTTTGCCACGAATCGTTATAGCTGAGGTTCTTCTGGACCAACTAAGCGCTGAATCACAG GGGATAATAAGAAAGTATTTGAAACCAGAAGGTGGTAAGCAAGCTGTTCTTTCAAGTACTTTGGGGTCCTTAATATGGGAGAAGCCTACATGGACCGACTTCAAGCAACTGGCAAA AGAAAACGAATTTGCGGCATGGACGCTTATTCACGGCTACACAATGAACCATCTTGCATTTTCGGTTCATCGATTCAAACATCAGTTCAGTGACATTAAGTTCATCAAACAGTTTCTTGAAGAAAAGGAATTCAAACTTAACACCGACGGGGGAGTTATCAAAG tgAGTCTGGATGGTCTGTTGTTACAAGTCTCGTCGATTTCGGACAAACTTGCGGTTGAATTTTCAGATGGAGTAACTGAAACAATCCCGGCTTCTTACATTGAGTTTACTCAACGTCTAGTTCTTCCGCAGTTCAAAGATGTGCCATTTGATGAG GTTAAAGAGTTTCATAGACGTGAAGCCTTTGAGCTTGGTAACGCCAGCAACATAATGGAAAGCACCCGTTTCACAGCAGAAGTGTAA
- the LOC106447292 gene encoding berberine bridge enzyme-like 15, with amino-acid sequence MAFAISTRNAVTFLVTLLLVSVTPSSSTLQQDFIHCLVDNTDMSFPIRASFFSPDQNATLFKEELESTAQNLRYLTPSNPKPVFIFEPLYETHVQAAVVCAKMLNLHMRLRSGGHDYEGLSFVAENVTPFVVVDLSKLRQIDVDLDSNSAWAHAGATVGEVYYRIQEKSQTHGFPAGLCSSLGIGGHLVGGAYGSMMRKFGLGADNVLDARIIDANGKILDRAAMGEDVFWAIRGAGGGSFGVILAWKIKLVPVPATVTVFTVTKTLEQDGTRVLYKWQQVADKLDEDLFIRVIIQPAGKTSKTGNRTVSTAYQGQFLGDSNRLMQVMQTSFPELGLTKKDCIEMSWIKSVMYIAGFPNSAPPEALLAGKSLFKNHFKAKSDFVEEPIPVEGLEGLWKKLLKEDSPLTIWNPYGGMMSRISESETPFPHRKGTLFKIQWLSTWSDGKASEARHIEWMRDMYSYMEQYVSKKPRRAYVNYRDLDLGVNEGESDAREWGAKYFKGNFEKLVKIKGEFDPENFFRHEQSIPTKIG; translated from the exons ATGGCGTTTGCGATATCAACCCGAAACGCAGTCACGTTTCTTGTGACGCTACTTTTAGTTTCCGTTACACCATCTTCGTCCACACTACAACAAGATTTCATACACTGCCTCGTCGACAACACCGACATGTCGTTCCCTATAAGGGCGTCGTTTTTCTCACCCGACCAAAACGCTACTTTGTTTAAAGAAGAGCTTGAATCGACGGCACAAAATCTCCGTTACTTAACGCCGTCAAATCCGAAGCCTGTGTTCATATTCGAGCCTTTGTACGAGACACACGTCCAAGCAGCCGTCGTGTGTGCTAAGATGCTAAACCTTCATATGCGCCTACGTAGCGGTGGCCACGACTATGAAGGGCTTTCGTTCGTCGCTGAGAACGTAACGCCTTTTGTAGTCGTTGATCTATCAAAGCTTCGACAGATCGACGTCGATTTGGACAGTAACAGCGCGTGGGCTCACGCGGGTGCCACTGTCGGAGAGGTTTACTACAG gatCCAAGAGAAAAGCCAAACCCATGGCTTTCCCGCGGGTTTATGCTCCAGCCTTGGCATCGGTGGCCACTTAGTCGGCGGAGCGTACGGTTCCATGATGCGTAAGTTCGGTCTCGGCGCTGACAATGTCCTCGACGCAAGAATCATCGACGCCAACGGCAAAATTCTTGATCGTGCGGCGATGGGAGAGGACGTCTTTTGGGCGATTCGCGGCGCAGGCGGCGGAAGCTTCGGCGTGATACTTGCATGGAAGATCAAGCTCGTTCCCGTTCCGGCTACTGTAACGGTGTTCACAGTAACGAAGACGCTTGAGCAAGACGGGACTAGAGTTTTGTACAAATGGCAGCAAGTCGCGGACAAGCTTGACGAAGATCTTTTCATTCGCGTTATTATTCAGCCAGCGGGCAAAACCTCCAAAACCGGAAACCGAACCGTCTCGACTGCGTACCAAGGACAGTTTCTCGGCGACTCAAACCGGCTAATGCAG GTGATGCAGACGAGCTTCCCTGAGCTAGGACTAACCAAGAAAGACTGCATCGAAATGAGCTGGATCAAATCAGTAATGTACATCGCTGGTTTCCCAAACAGTGCCCCGCCAGAAGCTCTACTCGCCGGAAAATCACTCTTCAAGAACCACTTCAAGGCCAAATCAGACTTCGTGGAAGAGCCAATCCCCGTAGAAGGCTTAGAAGGACTCTGGAAGAAGCTTCTAAAAGAGGACTCACCTTTAACGATATGGAACCCTTACGGTGGCATGATGTCGAGGATCTCTGAGTCAGAGACACCATTCCCACACAGGAAGGGGACGTTGTTCAAGATTCAGTGGCTATCGACGTGGTCAGATGGGAAGGCCAGTGAGGCGAGGCATATTGAGTGGATGAGGGACATGTATAGCTACATGGAGCAGTATGTGTCGAAGAAGCCGAGACGTGCGTATGTGAATTACAGGGATCTTGATTTGGGGGTGAACGAGGGAGAGAGTGATGCTAGAGAGTGGGGGGCTAAGTATTTTAAGGGGAATTTCGAGAAGTTGGTTAAGATTAAAGGTGAGTTTGATCCTGAGAACTTTTTCAGGCATGAACAGAGTATTCCGACAAAGATTGGTTGA
- the LOC106447293 gene encoding LOW QUALITY PROTEIN: uncharacterized protein LOC106447293 (The sequence of the model RefSeq protein was modified relative to this genomic sequence to represent the inferred CDS: deleted 1 base in 1 codon; substituted 1 base at 1 genomic stop codon) translates to MAANASHELASGSPCCLAWQGKYLGMKKRRDACKEAIEILQKAMGIANDEKANLQKKLREMVDNTDAKENVSVVKASLEKEISDLKSEILSLQQKLEQNLQAKSEEIKVLHDQTCSGEKEMGELKKLLKKETLRADNSEEEREQICKELSKTKALLVKHKDFKTHDAKVGREISLVKNLLASQRQETESERKKAESEKKKADQYLSELEVLRTTAHKTSSDLLTLTSNLEAVKKQLESEKQKTLRERKRADMESAKAREQIKLSEGLSKKFEIIRTRNEELKKEVELQSASSKVKFAENSAKLEEKIRLLEINQKSAMNWKSRADDLTQQLQESQLVTEGLKKQVQELSLSQNSAQNLSVSPQKARDLDKAKVRLLKKELKFERKCAKHLKRVAEFEKILREFQDEEIVGLKLKFGSLTNRMSLLGEHFSRDVEGTTGLAKAEGRMKMQMLESHNNRSGKNHSDARCQLVASSGSQEEAHKLSTQLLAKSKQGVSGSVSGNREVHCYYFSGNSKRSSEYPTNKIKXIDTRTKGNPCLVAENNLQRRQRDSHEVANEHFLKRKRMPEAVESRKHMCLSTAKGHGSVASYVEDVVAIDYMKLLELDNPEEEICYKMARESLLSPDLPQVDFLVDDVVNEDKNHAMALELGTSSNIMDLCGTINSSEASGNTQNASVKMPPESTTLHGHILKYFVVFSNMEDQNSIIKIFHAANNCIQRCPSVIRALWAVPAILFSLKMEENLLAQERVCVFLSLLLQHFSAVSSMKIGNILDDDSCSCLDSFSKHIAGVMADTEAGGILSEFLEEILSLLQNLLSEQRVWYSAKSSETAESDLSIPVTMNGENVTLVSRIALLDHLVAGSAILAAICTAVDRVGFIREASFEILHKHCREKTSVPLTILHVFTHIAGEKMMSSSDHDISNAVLKSIVMFLEEKHFGTVEGNAKLHLGKNRCPFSYKSSSLEAMSSMLIEIVQEFTQSNNLHQSLTDIRPEYKKIQLVMARDQSVPLCDILSLVELIGCYTEWDWTSENIVAPLLKMLGTPLSINLTVAIVSLLGQLSSIGVDTDGCENEGISNLREKLSAFLQCETTLKAGFAVQIATVCSLLKTLQLDFSTVFRGKTAMLPGCGDQSLSASANLFTKWFSLLSDEQRVFTTEFLHFYD, encoded by the exons ATGGCGGCTAATGCTTCACATGAGCTCGCTTCCGGGAGCCCTTGCTGCCTCGCG TGGCAAGGGAAGTACCTAGGCATGAAGAAGAGGCGTGACGCGTGTAAAGAAGCGATTGAAATTCTCCAGAAAGCCATGGGAATCGCTAATGACGAGAAAGCAAATCTCCAGAAAA AACTTAGGGAGATGGTGGATAACACGGACGCTAAGGAAAATGTATCAGTGGTAAAAGCATCTTTGGAGAAGGAGATCTCTGATTTGAAGTCTGAGATATTGTCTTTGCAACAAAAACTGGAACAGAACCTTCAAGCAAAAAGTGAAGAAATAAAAGTTCTTCATGATCAAACTTGTAGCGGAGAAAAGGAGATGGGTGAACTGAAGAAGCTCCTTAAGAAAGAAACGTTAAGGGCAGATAATTCTGAGGAAGAGAGGGAACAGATTTGTAAAGAACTGAGCAAGACAAAGGCTCTGCTAGTGAAACATAAGGATTTCAAGACACACGATGCTAAAGTGGGAAGGGAAATAAGTCTGGTTAAAAATCTTCTTGCAAGCCAGAGGCAGGAGACAGAGTCAGAGAGGAAGAAAGCAGAATCAGAGAAAAAGAAAGCTGATCAGTATCTTTCCGAGTTGGAGGTGCTAAGAACTACAGCTCATAAAACTAGTTCTGATCTTCTTACTTTGACTTCCAATCTTGAGGCTGTAAAAAAGCAGCTTGAGTCTGAAAAACAAAAGactttgagagagagaaaacgTGCCGATATGGAGAGTGCAAAAGCCAGGGAACAGATAAAGCTATCAGAAGGGTTGTCTAAGAAGTTTGAAATCATTAGGACTAGAAATGAAGAGCTTAAGAAAGAAGTGGAACTGCAGAGCGCTAGCAGCAAAGTTAAGTTTGCTGAAAACTCGGCAAAACTGGAAGAAAAGATAAGACTCCTTGAGATTAATCAAAAATCAGCAATGAACTGGAAATCTCGTGCTGATGATCTGACTCAGCAGTTACAAGAGTCACAATTAGTGACTGAGGGTTTAAAAAAACAGGTGCAAGAGCTTTCACTCTCACAGAACTCCGCCCAGAATCTGTCAGTTTCTCCACAGAAAGCCAGAGATTTGGACAAAGCTAAAGTGAGGCTTTTGAAGAAAGAGCTGAAGTTTGAGAGGAAATGTGCAAAACACTTAAAAAGAGTCGCTGAGTTTGAAAAAATTCTAAGGGAATTTCAGGACGAAGAGATAGTTGGGTTAAAACTTAAGTTTGGTAGTCTTACAAATCGCATGAGTCTACTGGGTGAGCATTTTTCAAGAGACGTTGAAGGTACAACTGGTCTTGCAAAG GCGGAGGGCCGCATGAAAATGCAGATGCTAGAATCCCATAACAACCGTAGTGGGAAAAATCATTCTGACGCAAGGTGCCAGTTAGTAGCAAGCTCTGGTTCTCAGGAGGAGGCTCACAAGCTCTCTACTCAGTTGCTTGCTAAATCAAAACAGGGCGTGAGTGGGTCTGTCTCAG GGAACAGAGAAGTTCACTGTTACTACTTCAGCGGAAATAGCAAAAGATCGTCCGAATATCCAACCAACAAAATCAAGT AAATTGATACCAGGACAAAAGGAAATCCCTGTTTGGTGGCTGAAAACAATCTTCAAAGACGTCAGAGAGATAGCCACGAGGTAGCTAATGAGCACtttctgaaaagaaaaagaatgccAGAGGCAGTTGAGTCACGCAAGCACATGTGCCTCTCTACTGCTAAAGGACATGGATCGGTAGCATCATATGTGGAGGACGTTGTTGCTATAGATTATATGAAGTTGCTGGAGTTGGATAATCCAGAAGAAGAAATATGTTACAAGATGGCAAGAGAATCACTTCTGTCCCCTGACCTTCCCCAGGTAGACTTTTTGGTCGATGATGTCGTGAATGAGGACAAAAATCATGCTATGGCACTGGAGTTGGGTACTAGTAGTAATATCATGGATCTATGTGGCACCATAAATTCTAGTGAAGCTTCTGGTAACACTCAAAATGCTTCAGTAAAAATGCCACCTGAGTCAACAACGTTGCATGGTCATATTCTTAAATACTTTGTTGTGTTTTCAAATATGGAAGACCAGAACAGTATCATCAAAATTTTCCATGCTGCAAACAATTGTATTCAGCGATGCCCATCAGTTATTAGAGCACTGTGGGCAGTGCCAGCGATTCTGTTCTCTTTGAAGATGGAAGAAAATCTTTTGGCCCA gGAAAGGGTATGTGTATTCCTCTCCTTGCTGCTGCAGCATTTCTCTGCTGTTTCCTCGATGAAAATTGGGAACATTCTGGATGATGATTCTTGTTCCTGCCTGGATTCTTTCTCGAAGCATATAGCTGGTG TTATGGCCGATACTGAAGCTGGAGGTATTCTTTCTGAATTTTTGGAAGAGATCCTTAGTCTTCTTCAGAACCTCCTTTCCGAGCAGAGGGTATGGTACTCTGCTAAATCCTCAGAAACAGCTGAATCTGATTTAAGCATCCCTGTGACCATGAACGGAGAAAATGTAACTCTCGTCAGCAGAATCGCTCTACTTGATCATTTGGTGGCTGGAAGTGCTATTTTGGCGGCAATTTGTACTGCAGTGGACCGTGTTGGATTTATCCGTGAAGCTTCCTTTGAAATCCTGCACAAGCACTGTCGTGAGAAGACCTCAGTGCCACTGACCATTCTTCATGTGTTTACTCACATTGCTGGAGAGAAAATGATGTCCTCTAGTGATCATGACATATCAAATGCAGTGTtgaagtccattgtgatgtttCTAGAGGAGAAACATTTTGGTACTGTGGAGGGGAATGCTAAGTTGCACCTAGGCAAGAACAGGTGTCCGTTCTCATACAAGTCTTCCTCGCTGGAGGCTATGTCATCAATGCTCATTGAAATTGTTCAGGAGTTTACTCAGTCGAATAATTTGCATCAGAGCTTGACCGATATTAGGCCGGAATACAAAAAAATCCAGTTGGTAATGGCCAGGGATCAAAGTGTTCCTCTCTGTGACATTCTGTCATTGGTGGAGCTTATTGGTTGTTACACG GAATGGGATTGGACTAGTGAGAACATTGTTGCTCCACTACTTAAGATGCTGGGAACGCCATTGTCAATAAACCTTACTGTTGCAATCGTCTCTCTGCTTGGGCAACTTAGCAG TATTGGAGTGGATACTGATGGCTGTGAAAACGAAGGAATCTCAAACTTGAGGGAGAAACTGTCAGCATTTCTACAGTGTGAGACAACACTAAAAGCTGGTTTTGCAGTCCAGATAGCAACTGTGTGCTCCCTCCTGAAGACTCTTCAGCTGGACTTTTCAACCGTCTTTCGAGGCAAAACCGCCATGCTTCCGGGTTGCGGCGATCAAAGCTTGTCTGCTTCAGCCAATCTGTTCACCAAGTGGTTCTCTTTGTTGAGCGACGAACAGAGAGTTTTCACAACcgagtttttacatttttatgacTAA
- the LOC106447291 gene encoding dihydroceramide fatty acyl 2-hydroxylase FAH1 has translation MVAQGFTVDLNKPLVFQVGHLGEEYEEWVHQPIVSKEGPRFFKSDFWEFLTLTRWWVVPVIWLPVSLWCISMSVRMGLSLAEIVPLIALGIFIWTFIEYTLHRFLFHIKTKSYWGNTAHYLLHGCHHKHPMDHLRLVFPPTATLILCFPFWNIVKLFTTPSVTPVLFGGGMLGYVMYDVTHYYLHHAQPTKAVTKNLKKYHLNHHFRIQDKGFGITSSLWDIVFGTLPTTKAPKREQ, from the exons ATGGTTGCTCAGGGATTCACTGTGGATCTGAATAAGCCCCTTGTTTTTCAG GTTGGTCATCTTGGTGAAGAGTACGAGGAATGGGTTCACCAACCCATTGTGTCAAAGGAAGGCCCTCGGTTTTTCAAGAGTGACTTTTGGGAG TTCTTGACCCTTACAAGATGGTGGGTGGTTCCTGTAATTTGGTTGCCAGTTTCTCTCTGGTGCATCTCCATGTCAGTAAGAATGGGCCTTTCTCTCGCAGAAATCGTCCCATTGATAGCCTTGGGAATATTTATCTGGACGTTTATTGAATACACTCTCCACCGGTTCCTTTTCCACATCAAGACGAAGAGTTACTG GGGAAACACGGCACACTATCTTCTTCACGGATGCCATCACAAGCACCCAATGGACCACCTTCGACTCGTCTTTCCTCCTACTGCAACATTGATTTTATGCTTTCCT TTCTGGAACATTGTGAAGCTTTTCACAACTCCTTCAGTCACACCAGTGTTGTTTGGTGGCGGCATGCTCGGGTACGTGATGTACGATGTTACTCACTATTACCTTCACCATGCCCAACCAACTAAAGCAGTGACCAAAAAcctcaag AAGTACCATTTGAACCATCACTTCAGGATCCAGGACAAGGGATTTGGTATAACATCGTCGCTATGGGACATAGTGTTTGGGACACTTCCCACCACAAAAGCCCCCAAAAGAGAGCAATAG